The following are from one region of the Gossypium hirsutum isolate 1008001.06 chromosome D03, Gossypium_hirsutum_v2.1, whole genome shotgun sequence genome:
- the LOC107949929 gene encoding uncharacterized protein, translated as MEEKRNLGPELVQEVEDKVGDKVYLKVSPWKKVLRFGRKERIHDIFHVSMLRKYKSDPSHVVPAEEIEVRSDILYEDESIAILDREVKVLRNKTVPLMKFLWRNHKIEEAT; from the exons ATGGAAGAGAAGAGGAATTTGGGTCCAGAGTTGGTTCAGGAGGTTGAGGATAAG gttggtgataaggtatatCTGAAggtttcaccgtggaagaaagttttgaggttCGGGCGAAAGG AGCGTATTCATGAcatttttcatgtttccatgttacGAAAGTACAAATCTGATCCTTCTCACGTTGTTCCTGCTGAGGAGATCGAGGTTCGATCTGATATTTTGTACGAGGACGAATCGATTGCGATCCTAGATCGTGAGGTCAAGGTGCTACGTAATAAGACAGttccattgatgaaatttttgTGGCGCAACCACAAGATTGAGGAAGCCACCTAA